The DNA window TAACAAAAGATTGCGGCAACTAAAATTATTGAACTACATATTCAATCAAAGCTACGATGTTGTCTTTCTTTGAGTCATGGATTGCAATagtagaaaatttagaaagttGGCGGAATGATGAGGTTTTGAAAGTGAAGTCATTCGAACTAGATTGAGTTTTTGATCGGAAACAAGCACGCATCTACGAGGTATCTTCAACAACCAAATTGAATAAAGGGTTTCATTACCCATCTTCGTAGTCTCACACATTAGCGAATCTGCACTCTCAAAACATGAATCAAGCACATTCAGTGCACTTTCTATATTCCATACTAGTACGTACGTACACCAATGCACAGTGAAATTACCTGAGCACCAACATCACTAAAGTATGGGAGTAGGGCATGGTGGAACATTGTTCCCTTCAGCAGAATTATTAACAATCCcatctacttatttatttgctagATTGCCCAAATTCCCGTAAGTCATCTCTATCTCCATGTTATAAGTAAAACTGGCTTTACTCCCTATACTTTATAAATCGGCGAGGTCCCACTTGGAAATGAGTCAGGAGTTGAGATTCCGTAAAGATGCACGTTTCACATTCCAACTCGGCTCAGgtatctgcaaaaaaaaacagccagaAAGCCTGGAACTGGAGACTCCCTGTATTGAAATTGCATACGTTTTTGGTACAGTCTAAACTTATGAACATGTAAAGTGACACCGAATTCCTACCTTCATGAAAATcaatatgaaagaaataaaaatgttgtaTTTCGCTAGTTTGAGCGCAAGGATCGTGTCTTCTTTTATGCTACTCGGTTAAAAAGTCGATGAACGCTTTGCCAGAAATTGGTACGATTTCGCTTCCCAAggttttggaaaagaaaatatccataaaaagcaAGCAATCCGCAGATTGCTCTCAAAATCTCTTAAGAACATGGAAATCCCAGATTCCGCTACAAGATCCATGAAAGACGAGAGAAAGTTCGAGATCTTGCACTTTTTCCGACAACACAACATCTTCGCGACAAAGAACGGCAACTTTCGCTACGGGACGATAATTGCTGTCTCCGCCCACCAGCTGATCACGGAGAGGAGAAAGTGATGAAGGTAGAAGTTCGACGAGAGCTAGGAGGAACATGAAACGGCAAGGAAAGAGGAGCGTACTCCAGTGCTGGAGAGTCGAACGGCATCCGTACAGCAGCGGGCAGTAATGCGCTTGCGGGCACGGCGGCTGCCGACGACGCGACGCGCAATCGATTGCGCGAGCTGCTGACAAAAACAGCTGGCTGCGGCGCCAGCGCAGCGCATCGATCCCGCAAGCCATTGGTCTGCCAACGCAGGCGGGCGCCGAGCACATCCCTCCTCGCCTCGCCCCGAGGCTTCGGCGACGGGAATCGGTTTCGAGGGGTATGGCTGCGCGACCACCACGCGAGCATTTCTCAGGTGAACTGTGAGGGGGGTGCCAGGGGAGCAGGCCGTGGAGTAGTAACCTCCGATTCATTCCGTCCATCTAAGTCTTCTCTTCCCTCCATTCCTTCTCCTCTCTTCTTCGTTTACGGACATATACTTCTGTGGATGCACTCGAGCCGAGAATCAAAGACATCTGGTGCACTTGCACAAGCAGGCCAGTGTGTACGGTTTCCTGCGTCGGAACGCTTGGGTGTCGACTGAACTAATTATTACTGAACTGACTACCAATTGCAGGTCCCCTACCCAAGATTTTTGGACCTGAACACAGATCGAACATTTGCCTTGTGAAACATCTAACAAGTTGGAGCTTGGATCTTCTTCTTAACCTAACTTCACTCTTCTAGGAGACATTCTGCTGTTTCGCTCGTCACGTCCTGCACTCGTTGCCGTGCGCTGCAATTATCGATTGGTAGCAGAGAGTAATCACACCGTGATTTGTAGGAAGAACTGTGTCTGGTACGTGTAGTGAAACGATCAGTGAACGGTTTCCAAATACGAGCAACGGGCATGCAACCTGTCGTCGCAACGATCACATCGGAACGGCGGCGCATCCACCAACCATCAGCCAGGGCCGCATTACAGCACTTATCCGCAACCTGAACTCTGGCGAGAGGATCAGCAGCTGCTGCCATAGGACTGCATTTACGCTCATGTTCATCTGCAGTCACAGTTACAATATGATAAatagtgtttatttatttaattcatcTGCATACATTGAAGtgcgaaaaagaaaggatggaAGAACAGTGTCAAAATTGAAGTAGGTATCCACCTGTCTCTTTTGAAAGCAATATAGTATTTTCCCTTACCACTGGTTTGTTGTTTTAAAACCCTTCACGAAAAGTAGGTTTCAGAAGCCCCAAAGTCGAAAATAGttggaaaatgtaaaaaaaaggatggtgagactaataaaaaaaaaaaattatttcgcCCTGTGGAGGGGATTACCGCTTGGCGGATGCCTATGTTGCGCTCGACTTCCTGGCAGATGCCTTTTAACAATCGATATCACAACATTTTAACGTTGGTA is part of the Necator americanus strain Aroian chromosome V, whole genome shotgun sequence genome and encodes:
- a CDS encoding hypothetical protein (NECATOR_CHRV.G19351.T1); the protein is MLAWWSRSHTPRNRFPSPKPRGEARRDVLGARLRWQTNGLRDRCAALAPQPAVFVSSSRNRLRVASSAAAVPASALLPAAVRMPFDSPALEYLSRVGM